One Miscanthus floridulus cultivar M001 chromosome 11, ASM1932011v1, whole genome shotgun sequence DNA window includes the following coding sequences:
- the LOC136493646 gene encoding serine/threonine-protein kinase CTR1-like isoform X1: MHKVSTAMPHRRRALNPTLPPPPPATTAFGHLGADEARLPLLADYALLHQSSAASVSVADAPAVAPASSEWSAGSAFTATSDAATTTASSTATAPGSSSQLLTAAEAAGGRERDTWVRRTREGYYLQLSLAIRLTSQAFLAGAPLAPELLFGCGSGVVVDHHAAGDGADDPGAISYRLWVNGCLSWGDKIAHGFYNIMGIDPHLWAMCNVAEEGRRLPSLAALRAVDATESSLEVVLVDNGADSVLLDLERRALNLVRALGVTLDLVRSLAVLVSDHMGGALRSEDGDLYLRWKAVSTKLKKRQKCVVVPIGGLSIGFCRHRAILFKVLANFIGLPCRIAQGCKYCSAPHRSSCLVKVDSERRYVREYVVDLVVEPGSISSPDSSINGQLLSTVPSPFKTSCAVGSGNYTTPVAVWNQAIADDRRNMVLSNSQYSVARCRIVENNSVQVASNEDLLPKCGQITHNGNCNGVSMLQVSAQLKAMDIGAENGNMENVPGANLLKPLRIEPPFAVDWLEISWEELDLKERVGAGSFGTVYRADWHGSDVAVKVLTDQDVGEAQLKEFLREIAIMKRVRHPNVVLFMGAVTKCPQLSIVTEYLPRGSLFRLINKAANGEMLDLKRRLRMALDVAKGINYLHCLNPPIVHWDLKTPNMLVDRNWSVKVGDFGLSRFKANTFISSKSVAGTPEWMAPEFLRGEPSNEKCDVYSFGVILWELLTMQQPWSGLGPAQVVGAVAFQNRRLPIPKDTNPELAALVESCWDEDPRQRPSFSSIVDTLKKLLKALLGGS, from the exons ATGCATAAGGTCTCCACAGCCATGCCGCACCGCCGCCGAGCTCTTAACCCGACGCTGCCCCCGCCACCTCCCGCCACCACCGCGTTCGGCCACCTCGGCGCTGACGAGGCGCGGCTGCCGCTCCTCGCGGACTATGCGCTGCTCCACCAGTCCTCCGCCGCCTCCGTCTCCGTCGCCGACGCCCCCGCGGTGGCCCCGGCGTCGTCCGAGTGGAGCGCCGGGAGCGCCTTCACCGCCACCTCCGACGCGGCCACCACCACCGCGTCCTCCACTGCCACGGCGCCGGGCTCCTCCTCCCAGCTGCTGACCGCCGCCGAAGCCGCCGGCGGAAGGGAGAGGGACACGTGGGTCCGCCGCACCAGGGAGGGGTACTACCTCCAGCTCTCCCTCGCCATCCGCCTCACCTCGCAGGCCTTCCTCGCCGGCGCCCCGCTCGCGCCCGAGCTCCTCTTCGGCTGCGGCTCCGGCGTCGTTGTCGACCACCACGCTGCTGGCGACGGCGCGGATGATCCGGGGGCCATCTCCTACCGGCTCTGG GTGAACGGGTGCCTGTCGTGGGGCGACAAGATCGCGCACGGGTTCTACAACATCATGGGCATCGACCCGCACCTGTGGGCCATGTGCAACGTCGCGGAGGAGGGCCGCCGGCTGCCGTCGCTGGCGGCACTGCGGGCGGTGGACGCCACCGAGTCCTCGCTGGAGGTGGTGCTCGTCGACAACGGCGCCGACTCGGTGCTCCTTGACCTCGAGCGCCGCGCCCTCAATCTCGTCCGCGCGCTCGGCGTCACGCTCGACCTCGTCCGCAGCCTCGCCGTCCTCGTCTCCGACCACATGGG AGGTGCGTTGCGATCGGAGGATGGGGACCTGTACCTGCGGTGGAAGGCGGTGAGcacgaagctgaagaagaggcagAAGTGCGTCGTCGTCCCCATCGGCGGCCTGTCCATAGGCTTCTGCCGGCACCGTGCCATTCTTTTCAAG GTACTTGCAAACTTCATCGGCCTGCCGTGCCGGATTGCGCAAGGTTGCAAGTACTGCTCTGCGCCTCACCGATCATCTTGCCTTGTCAAAGTCGACAGTGAGAGGAGATATGTAAG GGAATACGTCGTGGACCTTGTAGTTGAGCCAGGAAGCATAAGCAGCCCAGATTCATCCATCAACGGCCAGCTGCTGTCCACCGTGCCTTCACCTTTCAAGACTTCGTGTGCAGTTGGCTCGGGGAACTACACAACACCAGTTGCAGTCTGGAATCAAGCAATAGCAGATGATCGTCGCAACATGGTATTGTCAAATTCCCAGTATTCAG TTGCTAGGTGCCGCATTGTGGAGAACAACTCTGTTCAGGTAGCCAGCAACGAAGACCTGCTGCCAAAGTGTGGGCAGATCACACATAATGGAAACTGCAATGGCGTATCCATGTTACAAGTGTCGGCGCAATTGAAGGCAATGGACATCGGTGCTGAGAATGGCAACATGGAGAACGTCCCTGGTGCTAATCTTCTGAAACCCTTGAGGATTGAGCCGCCTTTTGCTGTAGACTGGCTGGAGATATCATGGGAGGAGCTTGACCTAAAGGAACGCGTAGGCGCCG GTTCTTTCGGCACTGTTTATCGTGCAGACTGGCATGGTTCA GATGTTGCAGTAAAGGTGCTTACAGATCAGGATGTCGGCGAAGCTCAGCTGAAGGAATTCCTAAGAGAG ATTGCTATCATGAAACGAGTCCGCCATCCGAATGTGGTATTGTTCATGGGTGCGGTGACAAAATGCCCACAATTGTCAATAGTGACAGAGTATTTGCCCAG AGGGAGCCTCTTCCGCCTCATCAACAAGGCAGCTAATGGAGAAATGCTGGATCTAAAGCGTCGTTTGCGCATGGCACTAGACGTT GCAAAAGGCATCAACTATCTCCACTGCTTGAATCCTCCTATTGTGCATTGGGATCTCAAGACACCAAACATGCTGGTTGACCGGAACTGGTCTGTGAAG GTAGGTGACTTTGGCTTGTCCAGATTTAAGGCAAACACCTTCATATCATCCAAATCAGTTGCTGGAACA CCAGAATGGATGGCACCCGAATTTCTCCGTGGCGAGCCATCCAACGAGAAGTGCGATGTTTACAGCTTCGGCGTGATCTTGTGGGAGCTCCTGACAATGCAGCAACCATGGAGTGGCCTAGGCCCTGCGCAG GTAGTAGGAGCTGTAGCATTTCAGAACAGAAGGCTTCCAATTCCGAAAGATACCAATCCTGAACTTGCTGCTCTTGTTGAATCCTGCTGGGATGA AGATCCAAGGCAGCGGCCATCGTTTTCGAGCATTGTGGATACGCTGAAGAAGTTACTGAAGGCGCTTCTTGGAGGGTCATGA
- the LOC136493646 gene encoding serine/threonine-protein kinase CTR1-like isoform X2 produces MHKVSTAMPHRRRALNPTLPPPPPATTAFGHLGADEARLPLLADYALLHQSSAASVSVADAPAVAPASSEWSAGSAFTATSDAATTTASSTATAPGSSSQLLTAAEAAGGRERDTWVRRTREGYYLQLSLAIRLTSQAFLAGAPLAPELLFGCGSGVVVDHHAAGDGADDPGAISYRLWVNGCLSWGDKIAHGFYNIMGIDPHLWAMCNVAEEGRRLPSLAALRAVDATESSLEVVLVDNGADSVLLDLERRALNLVRALGVTLDLVRSLAVLVSDHMGGALRSEDGDLYLRWKAVSTKLKKRQKCVVVPIGGLSIGFCRHRAILFKVLANFIGLPCRIAQGCKYCSAPHRSSCLVKVDSERRYVREYVVDLVVEPGSISSPDSSINGQLLSTVPSPFKTSCAVGSGNYTTPVAVWNQAIADDRRNMVLSNSQYSVARCRIVENNSVQVASNEDLLPKCGQITHNGNCNGVSMLQVSAQLKAMDIGAENGNMENVPGANLLKPLRIEPPFAVDWLEISWEELDLKERVGAGSFGTVYRADWHGSDVAVKVLTDQDVGEAQLKEFLREIAIMKRVRHPNVVLFMGAVTKCPQLSIVTEYLPRGSLFRLINKAANGEMLDLKRRLRMALDVAKGINYLHCLNPPIVHWDLKTPNMLVDRNWSVKI; encoded by the exons ATGCATAAGGTCTCCACAGCCATGCCGCACCGCCGCCGAGCTCTTAACCCGACGCTGCCCCCGCCACCTCCCGCCACCACCGCGTTCGGCCACCTCGGCGCTGACGAGGCGCGGCTGCCGCTCCTCGCGGACTATGCGCTGCTCCACCAGTCCTCCGCCGCCTCCGTCTCCGTCGCCGACGCCCCCGCGGTGGCCCCGGCGTCGTCCGAGTGGAGCGCCGGGAGCGCCTTCACCGCCACCTCCGACGCGGCCACCACCACCGCGTCCTCCACTGCCACGGCGCCGGGCTCCTCCTCCCAGCTGCTGACCGCCGCCGAAGCCGCCGGCGGAAGGGAGAGGGACACGTGGGTCCGCCGCACCAGGGAGGGGTACTACCTCCAGCTCTCCCTCGCCATCCGCCTCACCTCGCAGGCCTTCCTCGCCGGCGCCCCGCTCGCGCCCGAGCTCCTCTTCGGCTGCGGCTCCGGCGTCGTTGTCGACCACCACGCTGCTGGCGACGGCGCGGATGATCCGGGGGCCATCTCCTACCGGCTCTGG GTGAACGGGTGCCTGTCGTGGGGCGACAAGATCGCGCACGGGTTCTACAACATCATGGGCATCGACCCGCACCTGTGGGCCATGTGCAACGTCGCGGAGGAGGGCCGCCGGCTGCCGTCGCTGGCGGCACTGCGGGCGGTGGACGCCACCGAGTCCTCGCTGGAGGTGGTGCTCGTCGACAACGGCGCCGACTCGGTGCTCCTTGACCTCGAGCGCCGCGCCCTCAATCTCGTCCGCGCGCTCGGCGTCACGCTCGACCTCGTCCGCAGCCTCGCCGTCCTCGTCTCCGACCACATGGG AGGTGCGTTGCGATCGGAGGATGGGGACCTGTACCTGCGGTGGAAGGCGGTGAGcacgaagctgaagaagaggcagAAGTGCGTCGTCGTCCCCATCGGCGGCCTGTCCATAGGCTTCTGCCGGCACCGTGCCATTCTTTTCAAG GTACTTGCAAACTTCATCGGCCTGCCGTGCCGGATTGCGCAAGGTTGCAAGTACTGCTCTGCGCCTCACCGATCATCTTGCCTTGTCAAAGTCGACAGTGAGAGGAGATATGTAAG GGAATACGTCGTGGACCTTGTAGTTGAGCCAGGAAGCATAAGCAGCCCAGATTCATCCATCAACGGCCAGCTGCTGTCCACCGTGCCTTCACCTTTCAAGACTTCGTGTGCAGTTGGCTCGGGGAACTACACAACACCAGTTGCAGTCTGGAATCAAGCAATAGCAGATGATCGTCGCAACATGGTATTGTCAAATTCCCAGTATTCAG TTGCTAGGTGCCGCATTGTGGAGAACAACTCTGTTCAGGTAGCCAGCAACGAAGACCTGCTGCCAAAGTGTGGGCAGATCACACATAATGGAAACTGCAATGGCGTATCCATGTTACAAGTGTCGGCGCAATTGAAGGCAATGGACATCGGTGCTGAGAATGGCAACATGGAGAACGTCCCTGGTGCTAATCTTCTGAAACCCTTGAGGATTGAGCCGCCTTTTGCTGTAGACTGGCTGGAGATATCATGGGAGGAGCTTGACCTAAAGGAACGCGTAGGCGCCG GTTCTTTCGGCACTGTTTATCGTGCAGACTGGCATGGTTCA GATGTTGCAGTAAAGGTGCTTACAGATCAGGATGTCGGCGAAGCTCAGCTGAAGGAATTCCTAAGAGAG ATTGCTATCATGAAACGAGTCCGCCATCCGAATGTGGTATTGTTCATGGGTGCGGTGACAAAATGCCCACAATTGTCAATAGTGACAGAGTATTTGCCCAG AGGGAGCCTCTTCCGCCTCATCAACAAGGCAGCTAATGGAGAAATGCTGGATCTAAAGCGTCGTTTGCGCATGGCACTAGACGTT GCAAAAGGCATCAACTATCTCCACTGCTTGAATCCTCCTATTGTGCATTGGGATCTCAAGACACCAAACATGCTGGTTGACCGGAACTGGTCTGTGAAG ATTTAA
- the LOC136494898 gene encoding uncharacterized protein, translating into MASNMVDSTSVPNLVQIRAQSTSSSVPIRPRQASTLQQMATLQATVERMEAEREAERVERERERAQREAERAEWEVLRAQRTAEAQRMQDMFSFMSSLGTTLPGVVVPQSLLAPSSGSNLTPSPQHTHPGWTGPPPHGGAPSGSHWDQWQ; encoded by the exons atggcctccaacatggtcgactcgacctctgtgcccaacctcgtccagatccgagcacagagcacgagctcctccgtccccattcgacctcgacaggcgagcacactgcagcagatggcgacactccag gccactgtggagaggatggaggccgagagggaggccgagagggtcgagagggagagggagagggcccagagggaggccgagagggccgagtgggaggtcctgagggcccagaggacggccgaggcgcagaggatgcaggacatgttctcattcatgtcgagcctcggcaccactctcccgggtgtggtggtgccccaatcgctgctcgctcca tcgtcgggttcgaacctgactccttcgcctcagcacacacaccccggctggacaggtccaccaccgcacggaggtgccccttcaggctcccattgggatcagtggcagtag